The Deinococcus aestuarii genome includes the window GCCGGGGACGAAGCCCTCCAGCGCCGCGTAATCGTCCTGAAAGTGCATCAGCACGCCGCCGAAGAGGGTATCGAAGGTCTCCTGGGGCATCTCGGCGAGGGTGGGGTAGAAGCCCACGTATTCCAGCCAGACGTTGCCGTCGCCGTCGATGGAGCGGGAAAAGGCCCGCTCGCGGTTGCGGTCGTTGAGGATATTCACGATCTCCGCGCGCCGCTCGGGGTACTGCTTCTGGGTCACGCAGGTGATCTCCAGGCGGCTGGTGTTGTTGGGGCCGTCATTCACGGAGACGAGCACCGCCGCGTCGCCCATCTCGAAGCGCCAGCCCATGCGGATGAAGCGCTGGCCGTTGTTTTCCTCGAGGTCGAGCTGAACTTCCTTGTCGCGCAGGTACTTCGCCAGCGTGTCCAGCGTCAGAAGCGCCGTTTCCATCGTCATTGAAACCAATCCTCCTCTAAGGGGTGAAGCCCGGGGCCGATTCTAACATCCCCGTTCAGACCCGGGGCGGGTCGAAGTGTCGGGGCCTACACCCGCTCCTTGGGGGCGTGGCTGAGCACCTCGCAGCCCCCCTCCGTCACCAGCACGAGGTCCTCGATCCGCACCCCGCCCACCCCCGGCAGGTACGCCCCCGGCTCGACCGTCACCACCATGCCCGCTTCCAGCATGTCCTCGCTGCCCCCCCGCAGGCTCGGCCCCTCGTGGATGTTCAGCCCCACCCCGTGCCCCAGCGAGTGCGCGAACGCCTCACCCAGCCCGTGCCGCTCCAGAATCCCGCGGGCCAGCGCGTCGAGGTCCGCCGCCCGCACCCCGGGCCGCACCGCGGCGACGGCGGCTTCCTCCGCCTCCAGCACGGCGTGATACACGCGCCGCATCTCCTCGGTCGGTGTGCCCACCGCCACCGTCCGGGTCATGTCGGAGTGGTAGCCCTTCAACCTCGCCCCGAAGTCCACCGTCACGAGGTCGCCGTCCTCGATCACCCTTTCCGACGCGACCCCGTGCGGCATCGCCCCGCGCGGCCCGCTCGCCACGATCACGTCGAAGCCGACCGACGCCCCCGCCCGCCGCAGCCCGAGTTCGAGTTCGAGCGCCACGTCGAGTTCGCGCACCCCCGCCCGGATCATGGGCCGCACCTCCCCGAACACCCGGTCGGCGACGCCTTGCGCGTCGCGGATCGCCTGCACCTCCTCCGCCGTCTTGACCAGGCGCAGCGCCTCCACCAGCCCCCGGGTCGGCACCAGCGCCGCGTCCCAGTGCGCCCGCAGGTCCTCCAGCCCCGCCACCGTCAGGTGCTCGGCCTCGAAGCCCACCCGCAGCCCCTTCACGGCGGAGGCGGCGTGCGCGTACGTTTCCGGCGGGCGGGCGACGAAGAGGGTCAGCGGCGACTCCTCCCGCGCCTGCACCGTGTACCGGGCGTCGGTGTAGAGTGTCGCCTCCCCCGCCGTCACCAGCACCTTGCCGTCCGAGGAACTCGAAAATCCGCTCAGCGCGCGCACGTTCGCCGGGCCGCTCACCCACAGGGCGTCCACGCCCGCGCGGCCCATCGCCGCCCTCAACCCCTCCAGTTGGCTCATCGCCGGGCAACGTAACACACGGCGCGGCGGCCGCTCTTCCGCGCCGCCTCCCTTCTGTCCCCACCGCGGGGACAAGGCGGCAGCCGCAATGCGGGGCGGCTTATACTCCTTCCTCGGGACAAAAGACAGTCGGCCTACCCCAGAGCCACAGGAGGAGAAACCGTGAAGCTTCACGAGTATCAGGGCAAGGAGCTCTTGCGCCGCTTCGGCGTCAACGTGCAAGAAGGCAGGGTCGCCTACACGCCCGACGAGGTGCGCGACATCGCCCGCGAGTACGGGCAACCCGTCGTCGTCAAGGCGCAGGTCCACGTCGGCGGACGCGGCAAGGCGGGCGGCGTGAAGTTCAGCCCCAACCTCGACAAGGCCTTCGAGAACGGCCAGAACATCCTCGGCATGGACATCAAGGGCCTGACGGTGAAAAAGGTCCTCGTGACCAAGGCCGTCGACATCGACGCGGGCACCGAGTACTACGTCGGCATGATCGTGGACCGCAACGTCCAGTCCTACACCCTGATGGCCTCCGCGGAAGGCGGCATGGAGATCGAGGAGGTCGCCGCCGCCACCCCCGAGAAGATCATCAAGCACCGCGTGGACCCGGTGACCGGCCTGCGCCCCTTCGAGGCGCGCGAGGTGGCGATCCAGGCCGGCTTCAAGGGCAACCTCAACAAGATCGCCGACATGATGGTCAAGATGTCGGAGGCGGCCCTCAAGATGGACGCCGTGCTCGTCGAGATCAATCCCCTCTTCGTGGAGGCGGACGGCACGCCGCTCGCGCTCGACACCAAGTTCGAGATCGACGACAACGCCATGTACCGCCACAAGGACCTTCTCGACTGGCGCGAGCTGGAGGCCGAGCACCCGCTGGAGATCGAGGCCAGCAAGTACGGCTTCGCCTATGTGAAGCTCGACGGCAACGTGGGCGTGCTGGGCAACGGGGCCGGGATCGTGATGACCTCCCTGGACGTGGTGAACCGCGCCGGGGCGAAGCCCGCCAACTTCCTCGACATCGGCGGCGGCGCGAAGGCCGACATCGTGTACAACGCGGTCAAGCTGGTGTCCAAGGACCGCGACGTGCAGGCCATCTTCATCAACATCTTCGGCGGCATCACCCGCGCCGACGAGGTGGCGAAGGGCGTCATTCAGGCGCTCAACGAGGGCATCCTGACCAAGCCCGTCCGGATGCGGATCGCGGGCACGGCGGAGGAAGAGGCCAAGGCGCTGCTCGCCGAGGTCAACAGCCCCCTGATCCAGATGTACCCCGACATGTTCCAGGCTGCCGAGGCTGCCGCACAGGAGGCGAACAAGTAATGGGCATCCTCGTCGATAGCAACAGCCGCGTCATCGTCCAGGGCATCACTGGCCGCGAGGGCGCCAACCACGCCCGCGCGATGCGCGAATTCGGCACCCAGGTCGTCGCGGGTGTGACCCCCGGCAAGGGCGGCCAGGAGTTCGAGGGCTGGCCGGTGTATAACTCCGTCGAGGAGGCCAAGACGGCCCACGACGCCAACGTCTCCATCATCTTCGTGCCCCCCGCCGGGGCCGCCGACGCCGTGCTGGAGGCCGCCCACGCGGGCATCCCCCTGATCGTCCTGATCACCGAGGGCGTGCCCACCGTGGACATGATGCGCGCCGTGCAGGAAGTGAAGGCCCTCGACGCCATGAGCCGTGAACAGGGCGGTCAGGGCATCCGCCTGATCGGCGGCAACTGCCCCGGCCTCGTCACCAGCGGCGAGTGCAAGGTGGGCATCATGCCCAACAAAATCTACGGGCAAAAGGGCCGCGTGGGCCTGATCTCCCGCTCGGGCACGCTGACCTACGAGGCCGCCAAGCTGCTCGGGGACGCGGGCCTGGGCACGAGCACCACGGTGGGCATCGGCGGCGACCCGGTGATCGGCACGACCTTCGCGGACGTGCTCCCGATGTTCGAGGCCGACCCCGAGACGGACGCGGTGGTCGTGATCGGCGAGATCGGCGGCGCGGACGAGGAGGCGGCGGCCGAGTACATCGCGCAGAACATGAACAAGCCCGTCGTCGCCTTTATCTCGGGCCGCTCCGCCCCCAAGGGCAAGCGCATGGGCCACGCGGGCGCGATCATCATGGGCGACGTGGGCACCCCCGAGAGCAAGCTCGCCGCCTTTGGGGCCGCGAACGTGCCCGTCGCCGACACCATGCCCGAGATCGTGGACCTGGTGAAAAAGGCGCTGAACGTCACCGCCTGATCGGGGCGGGAGCGGGGGAGAGGAGGCCGGGGCCGGGACGCTTCGGCCTCCCTTCCTTTGCCCCCTCCACCCCCAAGCCGTCATGTGCCGTCAACTGGCCGTCAGGCCCGCGCGTAGACTGGGGGCATGAAGACCCGCTTCCTCCCCCTCGCCGCGGCCCTCCTCGCCCCCCCGGCAGGGGCCCTCACGGTGACGGGGAGTGTGGCGGGAAGCGCCCTACCCGAGACCCGCGTGGGCGTGTGGGCCGTCAGCGCCTCCGGCCAGCCCGTGCAGGAGGTCGCCAGCGTGCCCGTGACGGCGGGCGGACGCTTCCGCCTCGGTCTGCCGGACACCGTGCCCGCCCCCCGCGCCCAGACCCCCCTCAGCGCCCAGAATGTCGCGTGGCCCGGCGTCCTCGATCCGGTCAGCGTCAGCGCTCCCGCCCAGGCCGCCGAGCTGAAGTTCTTCACCTACCGCGACGTGAACAGGAACGGCACCCGCGACGAGAGCGAGGAGCTGAACGAGGCGACGGCCAACCTGGGGCGCGGCACCCTCTTCGTCGTGTGGGTGGGTAGCGACGTGACGGTCAAGGCCAACCGGGGCTACGAGGCGGCCCTCAAGCGCGGCTGGAACGCCCTGGTGGTCGAGGTGGCCCGGGCGGTGAAGGTGACCCCCTATGCGGACGGGGCGGAAGTGACGTTGCGGGCGGGGCGGTGAGGGGAGGGGGCCTGGGGAGGTGACCCGGGCCCCTCTCGCTCCAACAGGGTGCTGCACCCAGCAGCCGTCTCTCCCGGTCTGGAAGGGGTCCTCGCCGTTCAAGAAAAACCGCCCCAGTTTCTGCCGGAGCGGTCGGGAACCCGAAGTCCCTACCCCTCCCCGTGCTGGGGCATACTCGCCGTGATCGCCGGGTCCACCCCGTCCCCGAACCGCTTGAAGTTCTCGCGGAACATCCCGGCCAGCTTGCGGGCCGTGCGGTCGTAGGCGTCCTTGTCCGCCCAGGCGTCGCGCGGGTTCAGGACCTCGCTCGGCACACCGGGGACCCCGGTCGGAATCTCCAGATCGAAAAAGGGCTCGCGGACGAACTTCACGTCATCGAGTTCGCCGGAAAGCGCCGCGTTGATCAGACGCCGGGTGTGGGCGATGCTCATGCGCCTGCCCTGGCCGTACTGCCCGCCGGTCCAGCCCGTGTTCACCAGCCACACGCGGGCGCCGCTCTCCCCGACCTTCTTCG containing:
- the sucC gene encoding ADP-forming succinate--CoA ligase subunit beta; protein product: MKLHEYQGKELLRRFGVNVQEGRVAYTPDEVRDIAREYGQPVVVKAQVHVGGRGKAGGVKFSPNLDKAFENGQNILGMDIKGLTVKKVLVTKAVDIDAGTEYYVGMIVDRNVQSYTLMASAEGGMEIEEVAAATPEKIIKHRVDPVTGLRPFEAREVAIQAGFKGNLNKIADMMVKMSEAALKMDAVLVEINPLFVEADGTPLALDTKFEIDDNAMYRHKDLLDWRELEAEHPLEIEASKYGFAYVKLDGNVGVLGNGAGIVMTSLDVVNRAGAKPANFLDIGGGAKADIVYNAVKLVSKDRDVQAIFINIFGGITRADEVAKGVIQALNEGILTKPVRMRIAGTAEEEAKALLAEVNSPLIQMYPDMFQAAEAAAQEANK
- a CDS encoding YbjN domain-containing protein, whose translation is MTMETALLTLDTLAKYLRDKEVQLDLEENNGQRFIRMGWRFEMGDAAVLVSVNDGPNNTSRLEITCVTQKQYPERRAEIVNILNDRNRERAFSRSIDGDGNVWLEYVGFYPTLAEMPQETFDTLFGGVLMHFQDDYAALEGFVPGPQLQQPQA
- the sucD gene encoding succinate--CoA ligase subunit alpha, with amino-acid sequence MGILVDSNSRVIVQGITGREGANHARAMREFGTQVVAGVTPGKGGQEFEGWPVYNSVEEAKTAHDANVSIIFVPPAGAADAVLEAAHAGIPLIVLITEGVPTVDMMRAVQEVKALDAMSREQGGQGIRLIGGNCPGLVTSGECKVGIMPNKIYGQKGRVGLISRSGTLTYEAAKLLGDAGLGTSTTVGIGGDPVIGTTFADVLPMFEADPETDAVVVIGEIGGADEEAAAEYIAQNMNKPVVAFISGRSAPKGKRMGHAGAIIMGDVGTPESKLAAFGAANVPVADTMPEIVDLVKKALNVTA
- a CDS encoding M24 family metallopeptidase, translated to MSQLEGLRAAMGRAGVDALWVSGPANVRALSGFSSSSDGKVLVTAGEATLYTDARYTVQAREESPLTLFVARPPETYAHAASAVKGLRVGFEAEHLTVAGLEDLRAHWDAALVPTRGLVEALRLVKTAEEVQAIRDAQGVADRVFGEVRPMIRAGVRELDVALELELGLRRAGASVGFDVIVASGPRGAMPHGVASERVIEDGDLVTVDFGARLKGYHSDMTRTVAVGTPTEEMRRVYHAVLEAEEAAVAAVRPGVRAADLDALARGILERHGLGEAFAHSLGHGVGLNIHEGPSLRGGSEDMLEAGMVVTVEPGAYLPGVGGVRIEDLVLVTEGGCEVLSHAPKERV